The window CACTGAGAGCTAAAAGTGAAGTCGATGCATTGGCCAAGTTCTAAAATGATATCTCTGTTTCACTGtcagctgttaaaaaaacaaggaaaaaaaaaaagacttcttcTTCAGCTGACTTAACTATTTTGTATTGCTCACATTGTAAAAAGCACAGCACATATTCAGTCTGAggagtttttttctctctgatgcCACAGTGTGAGAAATTAGAGCGAACCCTGACCAGCACGAGGGGGAGATGGTCCCAAAAAATGGCAGTAATTCTAAACAGACTGGACAACTATACTGTATCACCTGGTTGTGAGGCAGCAGCGAAAGAGAGCAGCGCACTGCAGAAGTGCGAGCCAACACTACAGGGAGGCAGGAAGGTGAAGTTGATCTGTAGCATGCAGGTGTCCTCTGACAGATTCATGCGTCTCTAAAGACTCCAGCCTCGAAAAATCTTGGCTCCCCCATCCCCCGTCATGTTGCTTTTTCCAGATCTGATCCATGTTCTGCCAGTTAGCTCAGTGCCGTTAAGTGATTTCACAGAGGACTGTGGCCCGATCAGATTGATTTGTTTAGTATCAACAATCCCCCCCCAGCCCTTTCCCACTCTCGCCCCTGAAACTGCTGTGAGTGAGGTCCCCGTGCTCCTTAAAGAGAAGAGAAGCGACTAATTTACACACATCATGAAGGTGTATTCTTTTCTACAGTTGGAATGTAAGTGACACATCTGTCCTTGGTTTGTGCTCATATTTTGACCTCAGATACAGAATTACATTTTGTGTTGAATTATATCACCTGATGGacagtacatatacagtatgacaACTTGTGCAATGTGATATATCATTATATATCTTCACTATTCACTACAACGTGATATGAAAGAGTTATATATCGTTCTATGTCATTTGTTTGCCTTCTTATAGGCCTTATAACCTATTTGGAAAAAAAGACCTTATAGAATTGCTTTGTATGTTGTGTAATTTATGTTCTGTTTCAGTAAAGAAAGTTGAGAAACGGGTGAGTTGGCTGCTGGTGTCTGTAGAGATGGCTCCCAGTGAGATTGTTGTGGAAGATAATTCCCTTGTCTGgcgcagcaaaaacaaaaaaaaaaacagatgtggtTCCCAGGCCATGATAACCTCAGGTCCCGTGCTACGCCCACCCCCTACCCCTCAACtccctcaccctcaccctcatTCCCCCTTTACTCCACGCCGCCACCAGTATCGACATACAGACGCAAGCatgcaggcaaacacacacgcgcacacacaaacacacgcagagACACATAATCATACGCACTTGCTGGCCCGTTCTGCTGCGGAGAAGAGAGATGCTATCTAACAGTGCCTTCCAGCATTCCACTAGTGATTATCTATTCAGTTTCACAGGCAGATTTGAATTAGTCATgtgttttcccttcagtgtgggactcgcatctctctctctctctctctctctctctctctctctgtctctctctctttatcacTCGCTCTttagctctctctccctctctctctctgaaacacTGGGAATTCCTCCTTCCCCAGTGCACGAGATCCACTCGGACAGAAACCCAGAGGTCAGGCCTTTTTCCATATGAGTAGATACTGTGCTGTCTGActgaaacacttaaaaaaaacaaaaaacaaaaaaacattatcatgttttatcacaCTCACATAGCGTTAACTTTATTGCACAGAAAGAAGTTAATTTAAGAAACCACATAGAGTTCCTTTTATTGTTATCTATTTAACACTGCTGAGAGACGGTTTTAATTTGAGTATCTAGTAGGAAGCAGATTTTCATTAGTCGAGATAGGTTTCATATTTCAAAGTATATTATTAAAAGTGAGTTACGAATCAAAAGAATCATCTATTTTACCTTTATCAGCTACAcactgtaaataatgtaaaaagaACAGATCATATATTTGGATATTGGTATTTTGCGTTGGAGACGAATGTTGTTCCAGTTCTAGCGTGCGGTAGACCTCAGTACCAGGTAAATGCATGCTTGTGGCATCCAATATTTTGCATGAGACTTAAGACAACTCTTAACAGATTGTTCAGTTTCATTTAACTTCCAAATGGGATTTTATTTCCAACGACGCGGAAATCCACTCATCCCGTGAACCCATACCATCTCACTTAAAAGGGAAGTTCTTttctctgtccacctgtctcCTGCTCACTATACATCACAGGTTGtagcttctgtttttctttttatttattgtcaaGTAGCGGGGAACGTCCTTCCCCATGCTGAATCAAAGACTGAACTGTTGATAGGTGAAATGAAAGGCACTGATGCTCTCTTTTGGCCCACATATAATGGGCGAAGTGTaacattattttgaatttctggtttcttttctttgacttacATGGTCCAaactgctttttctttgttgttgttctttttttttcttcgtttcttttctttttcttttcatgccaTCAACCGCTGAGGCAAAACGGGTATAATTTTTCTATGACAACAGTGAACCAAATAGGAGTTAGCACTGATCATGGGTGTTTGTGTATAGATTTGTAGTCAAGCAGAAGAGCTGAATAACTGGGAAACCTCTCGGGATGagctaaaaataaacataatcctgaacacacacacacacacagtacttcATTGCAATTCATATCATGCCCTTGTTTCTACTTAGGAAAGTGATACTTTGAAGTACAATGACTTGACAGGACAAATTAATTCCTCACTTGTATTTATTGAACGCAGTATTAAATTGTACCATTTTGGCCacattgtttaaaaaaggaTGTATATATTGGTTTTTATCTCCTCGTATAATTCTCATCCCGACCTCGTGCTGAGAGCTGAGAGGACAGCCTTCTGTGCAGTTGAAGATTTTCGTTAATTTTATCTCTATTTCCAAGGCAGCCAAGTTAGCAGACTGTCAATCGGATGCATCAGAGGTTGCTCAGATTTATGTCATTTCCTTTTTTAGCCCAGGGTGTACTTGAGCCGCTAGCCACGTTCACTCACATTTAGCATAGCGACGTCTTCAGTAGGAACTCCTTGCAGTTGGTCACGCTGTCCAGTGTTGTTTCAGAATAGTCTGGGTGCAACAGAGTCTTCAACGAGCCATAAACTGATGTGGTGTTCAGTGGCAACAAGGTTAACAGAAGACTGACATCCCATGTTTTAGGAATTTATCCATTGTATATTACCATCTAGATTGAGATCTGGATTTTTTGCCTATCACAGAAAAACGTCACACAGTATTCATATCCTTTGTCATCATATGCAaacatttgtcattttctttcttgctgGCCTTTTtgagtttgattatttgttgTAGAGATGAAAAACCTGAAAAATAATGCCTATTCAATCCAGAAACTGTGAATGGGAGAGCGGAGATGTCAACTGTATGTACATTATATGTTTTGATGTAATCAGAAGCACTGGGAATATGTTGTactttgctgtaaaaataaatcCATATCTGATATAGCTGTActtttgttgaaaataaaacctCTACAGAAGCTGCGTGTCGGGGCCGTCAGTGTGCGAGTGAGAGCATTGTGCTCGGGCTTCCTGGTGCGTGacgtcatttcctgtttgtagGCCCCATTCCACACAGCTGACTCACTACGGAGTCGTTGAGtaatacaaaagaaagattCAAGGGCAGGAAAACATGATATAATGATGTGATTGGATGGTGCTCACGAGtcacaaaagaaaatattttcaacAAACTTCCAGCCACACATTGTAGCCTGCAAACAACTGTGCTGTAATCAATAAGTAATGAGACTTATGCAAATATATACTCCCCAGCTGGCTGTGCCAAAGTGTAGGCTGATCACTCCGCTTCCTAATGTTTTGAAGATGCAAGACTGTTTTTCAGGCAAGATCTAAGACACCCTGGTGAGATACAGCCtcttatcagtgtgtgtgtgtgcgtgtgcgtctGCTTCTCCAGATGTGTCTGGATGTTTAAATAACTAAAGGGAGACTATTTCAGGATTGTTCGATGTCACCTGTACAAAAGACGGAGGTAAAGGTGACGCAAAGAGACATTAGCAGATGTTCTCATTAGCCAATGAGAAGCCTCATATTTGGACAGGAGCATTGAGAGTGTTACTGTGGTCTCTAGTGGTCGGCTGTGGTGTTGCACTGCTCAAGGACAGGGCCGACTTTCCAACATGGAGCCCGTCAGGACGatcatctctctgtgtttgacaAAGGCACTTCTATAAGCTTTGTAAAGCTCAAATATCCACTTAAAATTACTCACACGTTATAAACTCCatgtataaataattaaaaaaacaagaatttaCAGAATTGGGAAGTTACAGTGACCCCTTAGGGAGCCGGAGATAAATAttacacactgacatttgttgTCTGTGTCCATTTTCTTGTCCTTGAAAGAGCTAAAAATGAATGAGCCAGTCATGGAGGCACAGAaatgaggttaaaaaaaaaaggacatcacTGGCCATATATCCCGATGCCAACGTGAGCATCATATGAGTTCAGAGGTGTCATGCTTCAGGTAGTTCCTCAGGATGAGAGGAATGTCCAAACTGTCGATAGCCTCCTCCTTATAGGCCGGGGGGAGGTATCTTCGGATTGCTAGCCGAGTCTGAGACATCAGTGTTTTGGGGTAAACTGGAGCAGAAAGAGACAAATAAAGGTGGGTCAACATGAGCAACCTgagacattcacacacgtaTTGGACCTGCACTGAGTGCCTCACCTCTCTCTttgagcagcagaagcagagcTTCATTCTGCTTGGTAGTCTTATCGATGATCAGTGTAGGCAGATATACATCTGCCCCAAAGTCTATGAGAAGCTGGATGTACTCCACCCCGCAGCCATAACGGAGACACACCTCCAGGACTGTCTTTGGCTGCTTGATCCTGGCCAGCATCTTCTCATCTGTGCAGTTGTAGTTTGGGTTGGCCccgtggaggagcagcagcttaaagcagtccaggtgtccataaacagctGAGATGTAAAGGGGCCCCCTGCAGGCCGTGGCATTAGAAGCCCACTCGGGGACTTTGGGTCTCACATCCACCTCAGCCCTGTACCTCAGCAGCTCTCGGAGCACGTCTAGGTCGCCCTCACGGGCGGCAGTCAGCACCGGGGAGCAGTTGTTGTATTGGCTGCCGTTGGGATCGGCTCCGGCCTTCAGCAGGGCGACCACGCAGTCCAGATGTTTCCCACTGACAGCTGTGAACAGGGGGGTCTGGGCCTTCACGTCCAGGCTGTCGATCTAGAGTCAAACACAGCATTGCACCAACATGTtgtaaaaataagaaaatacataaCTAACTGTGATTTGGTTATTCTAGAACTTGAGTGATGTATATTTTAGCTGTATCTTGTATTATTACAGGAGCATCATGTAGTACtgagaaagaagacaagaaaGAATTGTCAATTAGACTGATGTTCTCATGCctaaaaacaaactctcttgGTTTTCGTGCCTGAACAAATCATCTGACTTTAATGGACAACACAATGTCGAACTGTAatacttgtttttatttggcggaccctgccaccttttctagcttcaaacagtgttctggggagcttattgtcctctgagaaaaGCATGTTATTTCCATtatggacaaaataaatatctctgAGCTTGTATCATTTCCTCGTTAAtattataaatgttaaaattctgagtttgattttcttctccaaaactacatagtgacCCATTAAAACCGCAACTATTTTGGCTGTAAGCACAACATATTCCCCCTTCTCATTTTGGATTAACATATGAGCAAAGAATCCCTGTCCAGAGGAGACTGAGGATCCATTTATTCACCTGATATATTATACCCCATAGGGATTATATAACTTCTTACCAACTAAATGCTCCGCCTGCCTCAGTTTTGCATACAGGACCTGCTTCCGCTGCAGTGTAGAGGATGGATGAAGGTCTTGCTGCACGTGACATGGCTTATGgtatgggggggaaaaaagctcttgcttgttttttatttctttaaaccaattACAGCAGCAGGCTGAGTGCAGAATGCAGCGATAGTGCCCCAGCAAAATGGCGTTGGGAGGAAGCTTTTGGttgtaaacatttaaatgtggcatTAAAAAAGGCTAAATCCCCACAGAAGAAAGGTAACAACAGCTACTTGTTTATGTTTGTACCGTTAGCAAACAGGTTAGGCTTTTTAGCATctaggttgttgtttttttgtagcAATCTCTGGCCCAACAAATTCCTTCAGGGGTTAATAAACGTCTGTTTTATCTTATCTTTCCTGCAGTTAGCGCAAGGGAGGACTGAAATAGTTGCCCGATGGCCTACAGTGTACCCCTGCTGAGTCAGACATCCATTTCCTTAGCTAGTTGCTAACATTTTCTGCCATTAGGTGATTGGTCAGGTAGTGCACACGTGGGTCATCATAGCGTTTTTACGACAGAAATAGCTGCCTGCTGCCTCTGGAAGCTGCA of the Sparus aurata chromosome 18, fSpaAur1.1, whole genome shotgun sequence genome contains:
- the asb12a gene encoding ankyrin repeat and SOCS box protein 12a, translated to MVLGQAVNMSLMDISKIFSLLQPKEEDEDNEQCQALNNAVSSDDVALLSELLSQESFRRSINARSGWGVPVTPLRTAAALGHLRCLELLLEHGAEIDSLDVKAQTPLFTAVSGKHLDCVVALLKAGADPNGSQYNNCSPVLTAAREGDLDVLRELLRYRAEVDVRPKVPEWASNATACRGPLYISAVYGHLDCFKLLLLHGANPNYNCTDEKMLARIKQPKTVLEVCLRYGCGVEYIQLLIDFGADVYLPTLIIDKTTKQNEALLLLLKERVYPKTLMSQTRLAIRRYLPPAYKEEAIDSLDIPLILRNYLKHDTSELI